In one window of Leptospira sp. GIMC2001 DNA:
- a CDS encoding lytic transglycosylase domain-containing protein yields MIRFHKSRSTIFLFFAFSVNASDNLHFLIKSYQWDVIEEMFRHKSPARESEVYSLINYHEKAPGGDSEKRFLFLISQIKGSFVSNYNREDIDKILQNALPHQSVVFRLSFWKLYQELEKRRILSSEEKAIFLAKLSFEMDPVSRRVFEELTKVLTENNSTAELIKRVDSLSNEEKKYYIKTEIWIRYAKAIAREGDLGRARDEYVKLTQDPETPDYIRTFAYQDLKKYLSEDSFLNLRVSNILGFINQMSGEEANSFLRKNKQEFRSRMDNSVSFYEAGRFLSMIDDVDTLISLVQSNRNHVNEDQEKFVRFGDVLLSKNKHQSAIRLMEKFPEINDAGRFRVLMLAYEKSGNREKSIDNLIRYLAAYPFNLHYQDKLIDLLIQKNGSSTKYAENIYWKKAMDEMPDLPVKGRLVYWYFRYLKANNRNDELKSQLQTYYSKIAGSYYTRVIREEFESELNEIPDPPNPTANRDSLFRYLSKTAGVPELSGKILKKNLGFAYFDKSFDLGVKLTNIQSKIKGERLLATAADYFRLGEESFGMNLVNYYARDRNLSILEKEEILVGIGDLSQNTYFSAFYTRSLLKRYKIPDDPILLPTSIASRIYPRPHREMVVKHSRDAGISEDVVYAIMRQESFYKENAISRSNAQGLMQIMPATGRELARNLRVTNYSLFNPNTSIQFGSRFLAYLMKENQNDMRWASIAYNGGPGNLRKWKRNHYTGDFNHFLEDVPYKESRDYCRITVSNYYAYDIMKKYHGL; encoded by the coding sequence ATGATACGATTCCACAAAAGCAGATCAACCATTTTCCTTTTTTTCGCTTTTTCTGTAAATGCCTCTGATAATCTTCATTTTCTGATCAAATCCTATCAATGGGATGTGATTGAAGAAATGTTTCGTCATAAATCTCCTGCTCGCGAATCAGAAGTCTACAGCTTGATCAATTATCACGAGAAGGCTCCTGGAGGAGATTCCGAAAAAAGATTTCTGTTTCTTATCTCGCAGATCAAAGGTAGCTTTGTTAGTAATTATAATCGGGAAGATATCGATAAAATATTACAAAATGCCTTACCTCATCAATCTGTGGTTTTTCGATTAAGCTTTTGGAAATTATACCAAGAATTAGAGAAAAGGAGAATACTGAGTTCAGAGGAAAAAGCAATTTTTCTAGCTAAATTATCTTTTGAAATGGATCCGGTATCTCGGAGAGTTTTTGAAGAGCTAACGAAAGTTTTGACTGAGAACAATTCTACGGCGGAATTGATTAAGCGAGTTGATTCTCTATCCAATGAAGAAAAAAAATATTATATAAAAACAGAGATTTGGATTCGTTATGCGAAAGCTATTGCAAGAGAAGGTGACTTGGGACGAGCTCGGGACGAATATGTTAAGCTTACACAAGATCCTGAGACTCCTGATTACATTAGAACATTTGCATATCAAGATTTGAAGAAATATCTATCAGAGGATTCATTTCTCAATCTTAGAGTTTCCAATATCTTAGGTTTCATCAATCAAATGTCAGGCGAAGAAGCGAACTCTTTTCTTAGAAAAAACAAACAAGAATTTCGCTCAAGGATGGATAATTCTGTAAGTTTCTATGAAGCAGGAAGATTTCTTTCTATGATTGATGATGTAGATACCTTGATATCACTCGTTCAATCCAATCGAAACCATGTTAACGAAGACCAAGAGAAGTTTGTTCGATTTGGAGATGTTTTATTATCAAAGAATAAACACCAATCTGCAATTCGTTTGATGGAGAAATTTCCAGAGATCAATGATGCCGGAAGGTTTCGAGTTCTCATGCTCGCTTATGAAAAGTCGGGAAATAGAGAAAAGTCTATTGATAACCTAATCCGCTACCTTGCTGCCTACCCTTTTAACCTTCATTATCAAGATAAGCTCATTGATTTGCTTATCCAGAAAAATGGTTCTTCAACGAAATATGCAGAAAATATCTATTGGAAAAAAGCAATGGATGAGATGCCAGATCTTCCCGTCAAAGGAAGATTGGTATATTGGTATTTTCGTTACCTAAAAGCAAATAATCGCAATGATGAATTAAAATCTCAACTCCAGACATACTATTCTAAGATCGCAGGCTCTTATTATACTAGAGTGATAAGAGAAGAATTCGAATCAGAATTGAATGAAATACCCGATCCTCCCAATCCAACAGCGAATCGGGATTCTCTTTTTAGATATCTGTCCAAAACAGCAGGTGTCCCAGAATTGAGTGGGAAAATTCTCAAAAAAAATCTAGGGTTTGCATATTTTGACAAATCATTTGACCTCGGAGTAAAGCTCACGAATATTCAATCGAAAATCAAAGGAGAAAGACTTCTTGCAACTGCAGCCGACTATTTTCGATTAGGTGAAGAGTCATTTGGCATGAATCTTGTCAATTATTATGCTAGAGATAGAAATCTATCCATCTTAGAGAAAGAAGAAATATTGGTAGGAATTGGAGATCTATCGCAGAACACATATTTCAGTGCTTTTTATACTAGATCTCTTCTTAAGAGATATAAAATTCCAGATGATCCAATCCTACTTCCCACAAGCATAGCATCACGAATCTATCCAAGACCCCATCGTGAAATGGTGGTAAAACATTCCCGAGATGCAGGAATATCTGAGGATGTAGTGTATGCGATTATGAGGCAGGAATCTTTCTATAAGGAAAATGCAATTTCTAGATCCAATGCTCAAGGACTAATGCAAATAATGCCCGCGACTGGACGTGAATTGGCAAGAAATTTACGAGTAACGAATTATAGTCTTTTTAATCCAAACACCTCAATTCAATTCGGCTCTCGATTCTTAGCTTACTTGATGAAAGAGAATCAGAATGATATGAGGTGGGCATCCATCGCCTACAATGGTGGGCCAGGCAATCTTAGAAAATGGAAAAGAAATCATTATACAGGTGACTTCAATCATTTTCTAGAAGATGTGCCCTACAAAGAATCTCGAGACTACTGCCGTATTACAGTCTCGAATTATTATGCGTATGATATCATGAAAAAATACCACGGCCTGTAA
- a CDS encoding bactofilin family protein, with protein sequence MALVKNQTEVTNSTIGENSYFSGKFFINGSLKIDGKFEGKSLQADQLYIGVTGKVKTNITATNVIVEGIVAGNITARNRVMLLPTSKILGDIKTPELIIQNGVILEGRCMISNDLKHSAKDLIELEYSKDSLNVEKIFGKQTAAKE encoded by the coding sequence ATGGCATTAGTGAAAAACCAAACAGAAGTCACGAATTCTACGATCGGGGAAAACTCCTATTTCAGTGGAAAATTTTTTATCAACGGTTCCCTTAAGATAGATGGTAAATTTGAAGGCAAGTCCCTTCAAGCAGACCAACTCTATATCGGTGTAACTGGCAAAGTCAAAACCAATATCACTGCAACCAATGTGATTGTGGAAGGAATTGTTGCAGGCAATATTACTGCAAGAAACAGAGTCATGTTGCTTCCAACCTCTAAGATTCTTGGCGATATCAAGACTCCAGAATTGATCATTCAAAATGGTGTGATATTAGAAGGTCGTTGTATGATTTCCAATGACCTCAAGCATTCAGCAAAAGATCTAATTGAATTGGAATACTCTAAGGATTCATTGAATGTCGAAAAAATATTCGGCAAGCAAACCGCAGCAAAAGAGTAA
- a CDS encoding PdxA family dehydrogenase — protein MSKKYSASKPQQKSNLRQGVLRPLYITEGDPSGISPEIFRKEFPALKKIAKFRPVVFFRSPSKIAYPNFDFALDVDAISKLDAKHKSSSTLSSSQNLYLSDILKSPGIYDACIKIPISSPFTKLNIEIGKPNELTGLSSWICLETSMKWIQKIPGDLITLPLSKEWVIRSGNKKFQGHTEALAKFFGKHTFMLMAGDNWNVIPLTTHIPLKDVSKKLKKVLWQELYESLVASGFFGKNPKIGILGLNPHAGEGGKIGNEESTILMKNLEPLRKQGAKIFGPLSADSTFAFGKKSPYDVILACYHDQGLIPFKMLEGKNGVNITLGLDFLRVSPDHGTAYDIAGKGIADSSSFKKCLEWCHK, from the coding sequence ATGTCGAAAAAATATTCGGCAAGCAAACCGCAGCAAAAGAGTAATCTTAGGCAAGGGGTTTTGCGACCCCTTTATATCACCGAAGGAGATCCGAGTGGGATTAGCCCAGAGATTTTCCGAAAAGAATTTCCAGCACTCAAGAAAATTGCAAAATTCAGACCGGTTGTATTTTTCCGATCTCCTTCCAAAATTGCTTATCCAAATTTTGACTTTGCATTAGATGTCGATGCAATCTCTAAGCTGGATGCAAAACATAAATCTTCTTCTACTCTTTCATCTTCGCAGAATCTTTATCTCTCAGATATTTTAAAAAGTCCTGGAATCTATGATGCTTGCATCAAAATTCCGATCAGTAGTCCATTCACTAAATTGAATATTGAAATTGGTAAACCAAATGAACTTACTGGTTTATCTTCTTGGATCTGTCTCGAGACGTCTATGAAGTGGATACAAAAAATTCCAGGAGATTTAATCACACTTCCCTTAAGTAAGGAATGGGTGATTCGATCAGGAAATAAAAAATTTCAAGGTCATACAGAAGCCTTGGCAAAATTTTTCGGGAAGCATACTTTCATGTTGATGGCTGGTGATAATTGGAATGTAATTCCTCTCACGACTCATATCCCACTCAAAGATGTCTCTAAAAAATTGAAAAAGGTTTTGTGGCAAGAACTCTACGAAAGCTTGGTTGCATCTGGATTCTTCGGCAAAAATCCCAAAATCGGAATTCTAGGACTCAATCCACATGCTGGCGAAGGCGGTAAGATCGGAAACGAAGAGTCAACAATACTCATGAAAAATCTTGAACCATTGCGTAAACAAGGAGCAAAAATATTTGGTCCATTGTCAGCAGATTCTACTTTTGCTTTTGGAAAAAAATCACCATACGATGTAATTCTCGCTTGTTATCACGACCAAGGCTTGATTCCATTTAAAATGCTTGAAGGCAAAAACGGTGTAAACATTACATTGGGACTGGACTTCTTAAGAGTAAGTCCAGATCATGGAACCGCATATGATATCGCTGGTAAAGGAATTGCAGATTCTAGTAGTTTCAAAAAATGTTTAGAATGGTGCCACAAATGA
- a CDS encoding DegT/DnrJ/EryC1/StrS family aminotransferase, producing the protein MAVPFIDIKRFEPGFLEKWETKVKELSAVAQFIGGAEVAELEKRLSEFTETKYAVACANGTDALQLALRAMGVGRGDTVLVPDSTFWATFEAVVNVGADPVTVDTNEVDLQMDFEEFKKAAEKYKPKAAILVHLYGWASAKVLEYRKFCNEKGVLLLEDGAQCFGVRIQNESIYKSALISTTSFYPAKVLGAAGDGGAVFTNDEALATMVRQLANHGRTSHYGHGSIGWNSRMDSLQAAFLNLSLDHIQARLDSRISIAKRYQKELPALGINVIEPPTGFTENGYCNANIFSLETRPKLEAHLKEKGIAFGIIYPGAMSDQPGAAGYGKFGDKNIARKICASILNLPLFAYMNDQEFDEVYSALKDFFK; encoded by the coding sequence ATGGCAGTCCCCTTTATAGATATAAAAAGATTTGAACCTGGTTTTCTTGAAAAATGGGAAACTAAAGTAAAAGAACTCAGTGCAGTTGCTCAATTCATCGGTGGTGCCGAAGTAGCAGAACTCGAAAAAAGACTGAGTGAGTTCACGGAAACAAAATATGCAGTGGCTTGTGCAAATGGTACGGATGCATTGCAACTTGCTTTGCGAGCAATGGGTGTTGGACGAGGTGATACAGTCCTTGTTCCTGACTCCACTTTCTGGGCAACCTTTGAAGCAGTTGTAAATGTCGGAGCTGATCCAGTTACCGTAGATACAAACGAAGTGGATCTGCAAATGGATTTCGAAGAATTTAAAAAAGCAGCAGAGAAATACAAACCAAAGGCTGCAATTCTTGTTCATTTGTATGGCTGGGCTTCTGCGAAAGTTTTAGAATATAGAAAATTCTGCAATGAAAAAGGAGTTTTATTACTTGAAGATGGTGCTCAATGCTTCGGTGTTAGAATCCAAAACGAATCGATTTATAAATCGGCACTGATTTCCACAACATCATTTTATCCAGCAAAGGTGTTAGGTGCCGCAGGTGATGGTGGAGCGGTCTTTACCAATGATGAAGCCTTGGCAACCATGGTAAGACAACTTGCGAATCATGGACGGACTTCTCACTATGGACATGGCTCCATTGGTTGGAACTCTAGAATGGATTCTTTGCAAGCTGCTTTTCTGAACTTAAGTCTTGATCATATTCAAGCTCGATTGGACTCAAGAATTTCGATTGCAAAACGCTATCAGAAGGAGTTACCGGCTCTCGGGATCAATGTAATTGAGCCGCCAACCGGTTTCACAGAAAATGGGTATTGCAATGCCAATATATTTTCACTCGAAACAAGACCTAAACTAGAAGCTCATCTTAAGGAGAAAGGGATTGCGTTCGGGATTATCTATCCTGGTGCTATGTCTGATCAACCAGGAGCTGCTGGCTATGGTAAATTCGGCGATAAAAATATAGCGAGAAAAATATGTGCGAGCATATTGAATCTTCCATTATTTGCATACATGAACGATCAAGAATTCGACGAAGTATATTCTGCTCTGAAGGATTTTTTTAAATAA
- a CDS encoding SDR family NAD(P)-dependent oxidoreductase yields MQKNSKYPFADMNIVVTGAGGGIGQDLVRAMSSLGATIWACDLKKSSMVSLKNLTNVKICELDVRVESSWMKLLKEFSSSKNRILNGLVQSAGVLKPGYIANIDTKDIDYHIDINVKGLILGSTLASRIMKQQKSGHIVNIASLAGLAPIPGIALYSTSKFAVRGFSLALAQEMKEFDVSVTVVCPDAVKTSMLDNQVGYEETALTFSGTQLEPRDVTSAIIESFGNKKLEIILPFHRGVLGKIGNSFPGLSSFLIKKLKEKGMRKQMEFQKAKD; encoded by the coding sequence TTGCAAAAAAATTCCAAATATCCATTTGCAGATATGAACATAGTCGTAACTGGTGCCGGCGGTGGTATTGGACAAGACTTAGTAAGGGCAATGAGTAGTCTTGGTGCTACAATCTGGGCATGCGACTTGAAGAAATCTTCAATGGTTTCTCTAAAAAATCTAACAAATGTAAAGATATGTGAATTGGATGTAAGAGTAGAGTCGTCTTGGATGAAGCTATTGAAAGAATTTTCATCATCCAAGAATCGCATTCTCAATGGTTTAGTTCAAAGTGCTGGTGTCTTAAAGCCAGGTTATATTGCAAATATTGACACCAAAGACATTGACTATCATATAGATATCAATGTAAAAGGTTTGATTCTAGGCTCAACTCTAGCATCCAGAATTATGAAGCAACAAAAATCTGGACATATTGTAAACATTGCGTCTTTAGCTGGCCTTGCACCGATTCCAGGAATCGCACTCTATTCAACTAGTAAATTTGCTGTAAGAGGATTTAGCTTGGCGCTTGCCCAAGAGATGAAAGAATTTGATGTTTCCGTTACAGTAGTCTGTCCAGATGCAGTCAAAACCTCAATGCTAGATAACCAAGTTGGATACGAAGAAACAGCATTGACTTTCTCGGGAACCCAATTGGAACCAAGAGACGTGACAAGCGCGATTATTGAATCGTTTGGAAATAAAAAATTAGAAATCATTCTTCCATTTCATCGCGGAGTCCTTGGAAAAATCGGAAATAGCTTTCCTGGATTATCATCTTTTCTTATCAAAAAACTCAAAGAGAAGGGCATGCGAAAACAAATGGAATTCCAGAAAGCAAAAGACTAG
- a CDS encoding MarR family winged helix-turn-helix transcriptional regulator, with product MIRSAKVDVSSLKSHIGYRLRVVSNAVSHSFAKALSSSDVTVAEWVVLREMYSENKITSSSKIADITGLTRGAVSKLIDRLFNKELISRVESPTDRRYQDIKLTTKGLKLVPRLAKIADDNDYKFFSILTEIEKLTLMKTLVKISEYHKLNTNPIE from the coding sequence TTGATAAGATCTGCGAAGGTTGATGTAAGTTCGCTTAAGTCACATATTGGATACCGTTTACGGGTCGTATCTAATGCTGTTTCGCATTCTTTTGCTAAAGCTCTGTCGTCTAGTGATGTGACTGTTGCTGAGTGGGTAGTCCTGCGCGAGATGTATTCAGAAAATAAAATTACTTCTTCGAGTAAGATTGCAGATATTACAGGTCTCACTAGAGGAGCCGTATCTAAGCTTATCGACAGATTATTTAATAAAGAACTCATTTCTAGAGTAGAATCTCCTACTGATAGACGGTATCAAGATATAAAGCTTACAACTAAAGGATTAAAACTTGTGCCAAGATTAGCTAAGATAGCAGATGATAATGATTATAAATTTTTTTCCATACTGACAGAAATAGAAAAATTAACACTTATGAAAACTCTCGTTAAAATATCGGAGTATCATAAGCTCAATACAAACCCAATAGAGTAA
- a CDS encoding DUF1398 domain-containing protein — MTLITDKLIEAQKKAMSLRPKVGGFPILAEVLRQAGIKMNRWFLPSCQSIYIMEEGSVLQQGNPIVTGTHEIPKFNKNDLILALRTDQAGNSTFPEFLVSVWNAGVISYDADFIGRKVIYYGVNGESYLEEYQSVEIDQS, encoded by the coding sequence ATGACTTTGATTACAGATAAATTAATAGAAGCGCAAAAAAAAGCTATGTCTCTCCGACCAAAAGTAGGGGGCTTTCCAATTCTTGCAGAAGTGCTGCGACAAGCAGGTATAAAGATGAATCGATGGTTTTTACCGTCTTGCCAATCTATTTATATAATGGAAGAAGGATCTGTTCTTCAACAAGGGAATCCTATTGTAACTGGAACCCACGAAATACCTAAGTTCAACAAAAATGATTTAATATTAGCTTTAAGAACTGACCAGGCTGGCAATTCTACGTTTCCGGAATTTTTAGTTTCAGTATGGAATGCTGGAGTTATTAGTTATGATGCAGATTTTATTGGAAGAAAAGTAATTTATTATGGCGTAAATGGAGAGAGTTATTTGGAAGAATACCAATCCGTAGAGATTGATCAATCCTAA
- a CDS encoding LamG-like jellyroll fold domain-containing protein, with protein MKRFSVPLVVTFLLSCGLPSLDRSPLEFITFLRFFSRTQSANYSIGGAVSGLISEASVTLTNNNESVTIESDGNFTFPTRLNTGEAYNISLSTNSVSISCSLSNEQGIVQNRDIDNISVTCGFGADYYEVAVNVSGISGSLTVLNNSTDSLNISSTGLAKFSTRILTGSNYAVSISSQPAGSVCSFDDPTLSLGTISSSNVTIFITCITGYLVGGSIAPQASVDLGTSLISQNSYLRTRVGSYPVNAGGGGAIPGVAVAFASPTAARFNAPAMIATDGTFIYLADFLNGVIRKIDKSNGNTTILAGGGSGGGTICPGTITTNCLDGIGTAAEFNGIIGLTTNGNNLFVLESSGRRIRKVNLANSAVSTFAGSGNAAANDNASGILASFNNPSWITAFEDNLYIVDRGNCTIRVVNPITTAVSTIAGAATLCSFNDNPIGTNARFVSPLAVVALGTNLYITDIGAGGGHKIRRLSLSGTNAVTTIAGDGIQASTDGFGTSAQFNDPHGLATDGINLFISEWSGHRIRHLRISDNKVTTLVGSVSGYDDNTGGNGRLSFPGYILCDGANVYIVDSNNHSLRYLEVSQMLRYRFDGNTNDSNGSNHGIPTGAPLASSDENGSPNGSYLFDGSTEFIQSTNNILSSNINNLTISAWVNPSGGSGSQFIFYNGLGGSNGYGVSFDGSDRSLYISLGGIAASSNSTMKLPLNQWSHVVLTRNASNWQIYINGKPDSLVFAMNPNIPASSFKVADAGNGFFFKGKISDVRFFNGALDSDAIQRLAIQVPSGLVSFFPLDGNSKDYGNFNNDLVVSGAVVTSDRNGHTNAAYSFNGASFMQKLNPNGLPVGNNARSICAWFKTSNSIGQYIVGFGTMSASSGNGLVITSTVTGMFGVTDDVTIFHEGFMNQWIHLCGVYDSTTASIYENGVLRESVNKIWTTAISPNLEVGRLIDGTGNFFGVLDDIRIYNRVLSISEMKAIAGYYPTQVSSWNESLVSSSLKFYLMPEATSYGPGLCSGGINCVGTWDDRSGSGYHISQGVGVIQPLYNAIGINDVPAIRFIGTGLNPSFMSRSCEPILNGTTNTIVSVFKETTQLGNNGIFQNGGPTDGKLLYILRTFSGNPTLFDLDSNGAKVQSNSLFNSVNESVIMTLDYDGAIGNLFKNGAVASSIDSGGSTFNCASGNLDIGRYFFGGLYPGDGGYFDGELGDFIYFDEVLSTSDREIVQCYLSNKYNIPVSHSCP; from the coding sequence ATGAAGAGATTTTCAGTGCCTTTGGTAGTTACATTTCTCTTATCTTGTGGTCTCCCTTCTTTGGATCGTAGTCCATTAGAATTCATCACATTTCTTCGTTTTTTTTCGAGAACTCAATCAGCAAACTACAGTATCGGCGGAGCAGTTTCTGGATTGATTTCAGAAGCCTCTGTTACCTTAACTAACAATAATGAATCGGTGACTATTGAATCAGATGGAAATTTTACTTTTCCTACGAGATTAAATACTGGCGAAGCCTATAATATTTCGTTATCAACGAATTCTGTCAGTATTTCGTGTAGTCTATCTAATGAACAAGGAATAGTTCAAAATAGGGATATTGATAATATCAGTGTTACCTGTGGATTCGGAGCTGATTATTATGAGGTTGCAGTGAATGTCTCAGGGATCAGTGGCTCATTAACGGTTCTAAATAATTCGACAGATTCGTTGAATATTTCATCTACTGGACTCGCAAAGTTTTCGACTCGTATTCTAACCGGATCGAATTATGCGGTTTCGATTTCTTCTCAACCTGCGGGATCTGTATGTTCTTTTGATGATCCGACGCTTTCGCTAGGTACAATTTCGAGTTCTAATGTCACTATATTTATTACATGTATAACAGGGTATCTTGTCGGGGGAAGTATTGCACCTCAAGCAAGCGTTGATCTTGGAACAAGCTTAATTTCCCAAAATTCCTATCTAAGAACAAGGGTTGGATCTTATCCGGTTAACGCTGGAGGTGGAGGTGCAATTCCCGGAGTGGCTGTTGCTTTTGCTTCACCGACAGCTGCTCGATTTAATGCACCTGCAATGATCGCAACGGATGGAACTTTTATCTATCTTGCAGATTTTTTGAATGGAGTTATTCGAAAGATCGACAAATCGAACGGCAATACTACGATCCTTGCTGGAGGTGGTAGTGGTGGCGGAACAATTTGTCCAGGAACCATAACTACGAATTGTCTTGATGGAATTGGAACTGCAGCTGAGTTTAATGGTATCATAGGTCTTACTACGAATGGAAATAATTTATTTGTTTTGGAATCGTCGGGTCGCAGAATAAGAAAAGTCAATCTTGCGAATTCAGCTGTTTCAACTTTTGCTGGTTCAGGTAACGCAGCAGCCAATGATAATGCTTCAGGTATCCTTGCATCCTTTAATAATCCTTCTTGGATTACAGCATTTGAGGATAATCTTTATATTGTTGATCGTGGCAATTGTACTATACGAGTTGTGAATCCGATTACTACCGCTGTAAGTACAATAGCAGGTGCAGCTACACTTTGCAGTTTTAACGACAACCCGATAGGAACGAATGCAAGATTTGTCTCTCCTTTGGCTGTAGTTGCGCTCGGTACCAATCTATATATAACAGATATTGGAGCCGGAGGTGGACACAAGATACGTCGATTATCGCTTAGCGGAACCAATGCTGTCACAACAATTGCTGGAGATGGAATCCAAGCATCAACAGATGGATTCGGAACTTCGGCTCAATTCAATGATCCTCATGGTCTTGCAACAGATGGAATAAATTTATTTATCTCTGAATGGTCAGGACATAGAATTCGACATTTAAGAATTTCGGATAACAAGGTTACAACGCTTGTAGGCAGTGTATCAGGGTATGATGATAACACTGGGGGCAATGGTCGTTTGAGCTTTCCTGGTTACATATTGTGTGATGGAGCAAATGTTTATATAGTGGATTCCAACAATCATTCCCTGCGTTATCTAGAAGTTTCGCAGATGCTTCGTTATAGATTTGATGGCAATACCAATGATTCTAATGGTTCGAATCATGGAATACCAACAGGAGCTCCCTTAGCTTCATCGGATGAAAATGGAAGTCCGAATGGATCCTATCTATTTGACGGAAGCACAGAATTTATCCAGTCAACAAATAATATTTTATCTAGCAATATAAACAATTTGACTATTTCTGCCTGGGTAAATCCTTCTGGAGGCTCCGGGAGTCAATTTATTTTTTACAATGGATTAGGTGGATCGAATGGTTACGGTGTCTCCTTCGATGGTAGCGATCGGTCATTATATATTTCTTTGGGTGGGATTGCAGCAAGTTCCAACTCAACCATGAAGTTACCATTGAACCAATGGTCTCATGTAGTCCTAACGAGAAATGCATCCAATTGGCAAATTTATATAAACGGTAAACCCGATTCGTTAGTCTTTGCTATGAATCCCAATATACCAGCTAGCAGTTTTAAGGTGGCTGATGCGGGGAATGGATTCTTTTTTAAAGGTAAAATTTCTGATGTAAGATTTTTCAATGGAGCACTGGATAGTGATGCAATTCAAAGGCTTGCAATTCAAGTTCCTTCTGGATTGGTTTCTTTTTTCCCATTGGATGGTAATTCTAAAGATTATGGTAATTTTAATAACGATTTGGTCGTCTCTGGTGCAGTAGTCACATCTGATCGCAACGGACACACGAATGCAGCCTATAGCTTTAACGGCGCATCGTTTATGCAAAAGTTGAATCCAAATGGACTTCCAGTTGGAAATAATGCGAGGAGTATCTGTGCTTGGTTTAAAACATCAAATAGCATAGGTCAATATATTGTTGGTTTTGGAACGATGTCTGCTTCATCAGGCAACGGGCTTGTAATCACCTCGACTGTAACTGGAATGTTTGGCGTAACGGATGATGTTACAATTTTTCATGAAGGTTTCATGAATCAATGGATTCATCTCTGCGGTGTCTACGATTCCACGACAGCATCAATTTACGAAAATGGTGTTCTACGCGAGTCTGTAAATAAAATTTGGACTACGGCAATTTCACCCAATTTAGAAGTAGGTAGACTCATTGACGGAACTGGAAATTTTTTTGGAGTCTTAGATGATATTCGTATCTATAATCGCGTACTTTCTATATCTGAAATGAAAGCAATTGCAGGTTACTATCCAACTCAAGTGAGTAGTTGGAACGAATCGCTTGTGAGCAGCAGCTTGAAGTTTTATCTTATGCCTGAGGCAACATCCTATGGACCAGGATTGTGTAGTGGGGGGATCAATTGTGTTGGAACTTGGGATGATCGCAGTGGTAGTGGGTATCATATTAGCCAAGGAGTTGGGGTAATTCAGCCATTGTACAATGCAATCGGAATCAATGATGTTCCTGCAATCCGCTTCATTGGAACTGGCTTAAATCCATCTTTTATGTCTAGATCATGTGAGCCGATTTTGAACGGAACAACCAATACGATAGTTTCTGTATTTAAAGAAACTACACAATTAGGTAATAATGGAATATTCCAAAATGGAGGACCAACGGATGGAAAATTACTCTACATCCTTAGGACTTTTTCTGGAAATCCTACATTGTTCGATCTAGATTCTAATGGCGCAAAAGTCCAATCGAATTCTCTATTCAATAGCGTAAACGAATCTGTAATTATGACCTTAGATTATGATGGAGCCATAGGAAACCTATTCAAGAATGGAGCGGTTGCAAGTTCTATTGATTCGGGTGGATCAACCTTCAATTGTGCATCTGGAAATTTGGATATCGGTCGATATTTTTTTGGCGGGCTATATCCTGGAGATGGAGGCTATTTTGATGGTGAGCTAGGAGATTTCATCTATTTTGACGAGGTTCTATCCACAAGTGATAGGGAAATAGTTCAATGTTATCTTTCGAATAAATACAATATTCCAGTGAGCCATTCTTGCCCCTAG